The Sporosarcina sp. Marseille-Q4943 genome includes the window GAGCGGGCATTCTCGGTTCTGCGCTTACGTTGGGCGTTGTGGCGAACACAGATATATTGCAGGCAAAGATAGTTAAGGAGGAAACAGCGGCTATGACGGAGAGTTCGTCCTCGACTCGGAATATCGTCCAAACTTCGGCGAATGCCCCCACTACCCTTTCCGATATGGTGGAGCATGCATCGAAAGGGATTGTCGGTGTATCAAACTTTAAAAATAACGGCAACCGGTTCGCCGGCAGCTCCGAGCTTTCGGAATTCGGAACGGGCTCCGGAGTCATCTATAATATCGATGGCGACGATGCCTATATCGTGACGAATAATCACGTCATCGAAGGTGCAGGCAAAGTCGAAGTGACTTTGCAAGGCGGCGAAAAGGAGACTGCGGAGCTGATCGGAAGCGATGCATTGACCGATTTGGCCGTCTTGAGAATCAGTAGCAAACAAGTCGACACCGCCCTTGAGTTCGGGGATTCCGACACACTGCGGGCAGGCGATTCGGTCGTCGCGATCGGAAATCCGCTCAGCCTGGATTTTTCCGGCACCGTCACACAAGGCATCATTAGTGCGCCATCACGTTCTATCGATGTGAAAACAACTGCAGGCAACTGGGAAATGAACGTCATCCAAACCGACGCAGCCATCAATCCCGGCAACAGCGGCGGCGCCTTACTGACGCCGGATGGTAAAGTCATCGGCATCAATAGTTTGAAAATCGCGGAAAACGGCGTGGAAGGCCTCGGATTTGCCATCCCGAGCAATGACGTCGTCCCATTGCTTGAAGAAATCACGAAGAACGGAAAAATCGAGCGGCCTTATATCGGTGTCAGCCTCGCGGACTTGGCCGACGTTCCGTATATGTATGTGCAAAACCTTCCACAAGAAGTAAAAGGCGGCGTGATGGTCGCAAGTGTCGACCCGACATCTGCTGCGGGGAAGGCGGGATTGAAAGAGCAGGACGTCATCACCGCGATTAACGGAACCGACATTAACAACTCAATGGAGCTGCGAAAATTCCTTTATTCCGAGCTTTCGATTGGAGACAAAGCGACGCTCACCGTTTACTCAGGCTCCCAAAAACGGACGGTTGAATTGACATTGACGAGCAATTCGCCTGTCGACTAAATGAACAAAACGACTAAACACCTTTGCTAGTTATATGTTTAGCAGAGGTGTTTCATATTCATAGGTCTTTCTTTCATATTCTTCTTTGAAATCATCTTGAAAGGCTCTTTCACGTTTGATAAAGTTAAAACAACTCATTCGTCTGACTATTCTGATGGGTGTAGGTGTATACTCAGAGGCTTTCACTAAAAGAGGGGGATTGAGATTTGAAACCGGTCATCGGCATTACTTCCAACATAGATTCAACTGCACATACGCTCCAACACACTTACATCCAAGCAGTCATTACTACAGGAGGTATACCTCTTATCATACCGACAGGGGTGGAAAGTGACGTACAGCAAATTACCACGCTACTCGATGGTTTACTAATCACAGGCGGAGGTGATATAAATCCTCAACTATTCGATGAAGAGCCTTTGCCGCAACTTGGAAACGTGACGCCCGAAAGAGACTCGATCGAATTGGAACTGACGAGGTATATGCTCGCTTTGGATAAACCGATTCTTGGAATATGCAGAGGTCACCAAGTGCTGAATGTCGCTTTCGGCGGAACGCTTTACCAGGACATCACCTCGCAAATCACTATTCCGGTATTGCAGCACGATCAAAAGGCGAAGAGGGATCACCAATCACATACGGTCCATATTGAAAAAGACACTATCCTCAAGTCCATCGCGACTTCCGACAAAATCTTGGTGAATTCTTATCATCACCAAGCGTTAAAGGATGTCCCCTCTCCGCTCATCGTATCTGGAAAAGCAAGCGACGGCATAATCGAAGCGGTTGAAAGTACAGATCACCTTTTCGTCGTAGGCGTACAATGGCACCCTGAGGCTTTGATGCAAAATGCCGATCAGGTTTCCATGCGCTTATTCAACGCTTACATGAAAGCTTGTGTTGAGAGGATGGTTGCCGTTGAATATCATTGACCTGCACTGCGACGTACTGGCTAGAATGCATAAAGCAAAAGGGAAAATTACATTTAAAGATTCCACTGATCTCGATGTCACTTACGAAAAACTGAAACAGGGCGGAGTTCTAATCCAAGCTTTCGCCATCTTCATTTCACCATCCATCAAGTCGGACCAAAAATTCCAGGCGGCACTCGATCAGATCCATTACTTTTATACCGAAGTGATTGGCAAAAATACGAATATGAAGGCGCTGAAATCGTGGGATGATTTTGATCGGCTTGAAAAAGGGCAGATCGGTGCGTTTCTTACGCTCGAGGGTGTCGATTGCATCGGAAATGATATGCAGAAGCTGTCGATTCTACGTGAACTTGGTGTCCTTTCGATAGGATTGACGTGGAACAATGCGAATTTAGCTGCGGATGGAGTCGAGGAAGAGCGGGGTGCAGGCTTAACGGCGTTTGGTAAAGAAGTTATTCAATTTTGCAATGAAAATAGCATTCTCTCGGACGTTTCCCATCTCAGCGAAAAGGCGTTTTGGGACGTTTTGGACTTGGCCCACTTTCCAATTGCGAGTCATTCCAATTCAAAAACAATTTGCGATCATCCTCGGAACTTGACGGATGAGCAGGCAACGCATTTATTCAAAAAGAATGGACTGATCCACGTCATTTATAATCCGCCTTTTGTTACCGAAAGAGGTTCCGCTTCCATCTCCTCATCACACATATTGACCACTTCTGCTCCCTTGGAGGCGTCCGGCAAATCGGATTAGGTTCCGACTTTGACGGCATCACTGAAAAAATCATTGGTCTTGAAGATGCCTCGATGCACCCCGCCTTGATCAACGAGCTATTGGCAAGGTTTAGCGAGGATGAAGTGAAAGGATTTGCATACAAGAACTTCCTTGACCACCGCCCAGGCAGGAAGACCGTTCCACTATACTATTCAGGGGATGGAGTGTTCTTTCAGAGATAGTAGTTTTTTGTGGTAACGATTAATATAGTTGAATAATATTCTCGCCCGCTTAGATGATTGCTAAGCGGGTTTTTCTTCTTCATTCCGTTATAATCATAGAATAGAGAAACCTTTACTTAGGAGGACGGCAAATGAAAATCCTCGTAATTGAAGACAATGAGAGCGTCTCTTCCATGATCGAACTGTTTTTTGAAAAGGAAGGGATACAAGGCGAGTTCGTAAAAGACGGGCTTGAAGGCTATGAGCGGGCCATTTCTGGAAATTGGGACTGTCTAATCATCGACTGGATGCTGCCGGGGATGGACGGGGTGACGATCTGCCGGAAGCTCCGCCGAGACGACGTTGCAGTGCCGATCATCATGCTGACCGCAAAGGATAGCGAATCCGACCAGGTGCTTGGGCTTGAAATGGGTGCGGATGATTATGTGACGAAGCCGTTCAGCCCGCTGGCGCTCATGGCCCGCATCAAGGCAGTCACGCGCCGGTATGCTGTTGCAAAAGAAGATCGCATTGACGTCGACACTTTGAAAACGAGACATTTCACTATTAATACTGCCACGCGCGAAGTGCTATTAGACGACAAGCCCGTGCCGAATTTGACACCGAAGGAATTCGACCTGCTCCATTTTTTCATTCAGCACCCTAAACAGGTGTTTTCGCGCGAGCAGCTTTTGGATCGAGTGTGGGGTTATGACTTTTACGGCGATGACCGGACGGTGGATGTGCATATTAAACGGCTCCGCTCGAAAGTGTCGAAGGCAGATCAGCCGTTTTTCCACACGGTTTGGGGCATTGGCTACCGATTTGACGAAACGGCCGGTGACGCGGAATGAAAATCAAATATTTCCACCAGCAGCTGGCAAGCCATTTCAGTGTCATCATCATCGCTTTTCTAATCCTAAGCCTGCTGTTCTCCCATTTCGTCGAGCAATTCGTCTATGACAATAAAACCGAGGAGCTCGCCTCCTACGGACAATCGATTTTGACAGATATCGAGCAGGATCAGAGGAATTCCCGCTCCCTCTTAAAATCATACGGATATGTATTGGAGGGCCGGGATATCCAATACTCCTTATTCGACGAAAAGTCGGCCATCATTTATTCGACCGGACTTGAGACGCCTTTGATTGAACTCAATGAGGAAGAGTGGCGGGCATTGCAAAGCGGAAAAACGATCACCGTGAAACAGGAATACAAACGATTCGAACAAGCAGTCACTTTCGTCCTCCTCCCCTATTTCCACCGGAACCAGTTCGTCGGAGGGGTTTTATTAACATCGCCTATCAAAGGCTCACGCGAAGTCATTTCGCAGATGAACAGCTATTTGATCTACACAACGTTCATTGCGCTCGCGATCGCATTGCTCTTAAGCGGACTTCTATCGACATTCCACGGCAGGCGCATCAAGCGGCTACGATCTGCAACTGCGAATGTTGCGCAAGGCGATTATTCCGTTCGGATACCGACAGCAAGTGTCGATGAAGTAGGAGAGCTGGCAGGAGATTTCAACAAGATGGTTGAGAAACTCGAAGCATCGGCAGTGGAAATCGAAAGCCTTGAAAACCGCCGCCGACAATTCATGGCGGACGTGTCGCATGAGCTCCGGACACCTCTCACGACAATCCGAGGC containing:
- a CDS encoding response regulator transcription factor → MKILVIEDNESVSSMIELFFEKEGIQGEFVKDGLEGYERAISGNWDCLIIDWMLPGMDGVTICRKLRRDDVAVPIIMLTAKDSESDQVLGLEMGADDYVTKPFSPLALMARIKAVTRRYAVAKEDRIDVDTLKTRHFTINTATREVLLDDKPVPNLTPKEFDLLHFFIQHPKQVFSREQLLDRVWGYDFYGDDRTVDVHIKRLRSKVSKADQPFFHTVWGIGYRFDETAGDAE
- a CDS encoding gamma-glutamyl-gamma-aminobutyrate hydrolase family protein, translated to MKPVIGITSNIDSTAHTLQHTYIQAVITTGGIPLIIPTGVESDVQQITTLLDGLLITGGGDINPQLFDEEPLPQLGNVTPERDSIELELTRYMLALDKPILGICRGHQVLNVAFGGTLYQDITSQITIPVLQHDQKAKRDHQSHTVHIEKDTILKSIATSDKILVNSYHHQALKDVPSPLIVSGKASDGIIEAVESTDHLFVVGVQWHPEALMQNADQVSMRLFNAYMKACVERMVAVEYH
- a CDS encoding HAMP domain-containing sensor histidine kinase, yielding MKIKYFHQQLASHFSVIIIAFLILSLLFSHFVEQFVYDNKTEELASYGQSILTDIEQDQRNSRSLLKSYGYVLEGRDIQYSLFDEKSAIIYSTGLETPLIELNEEEWRALQSGKTITVKQEYKRFEQAVTFVLLPYFHRNQFVGGVLLTSPIKGSREVISQMNSYLIYTTFIALAIALLLSGLLSTFHGRRIKRLRSATANVAQGDYSVRIPTASVDEVGELAGDFNKMVEKLEASAVEIESLENRRRQFMADVSHELRTPLTTIRGIIEGLRNDMISDSEKERGLQLASSETVRLIRLVNENLDYEKIRSNQVTLHKQEIQLKELFGIIQDQLEEAAAERGDKIVVEVAEEASVFADYDRLTQVLINIVKNSIQFTQNGMIWIRGYAQEESTIIEIEDTGIGMDPDEIEKIWSRFYKAIDSRTTNPYGEFGLGLSIVKQLVTLHGGTITVESVKGEGTKFRIELPNG
- a CDS encoding S1C family serine protease; its protein translation is MDSSFGKRFISSVGAGILGSALTLGVVANTDILQAKIVKEETAAMTESSSSTRNIVQTSANAPTTLSDMVEHASKGIVGVSNFKNNGNRFAGSSELSEFGTGSGVIYNIDGDDAYIVTNNHVIEGAGKVEVTLQGGEKETAELIGSDALTDLAVLRISSKQVDTALEFGDSDTLRAGDSVVAIGNPLSLDFSGTVTQGIISAPSRSIDVKTTAGNWEMNVIQTDAAINPGNSGGALLTPDGKVIGINSLKIAENGVEGLGFAIPSNDVVPLLEEITKNGKIERPYIGVSLADLADVPYMYVQNLPQEVKGGVMVASVDPTSAAGKAGLKEQDVITAINGTDINNSMELRKFLYSELSIGDKATLTVYSGSQKRTVELTLTSNSPVD